TTTGGGATGGTCCTAAGGGGAAGTTGACAGGGGAATGGCTGATTCCCATCCACCAATACAGCGTGTGGGGTTGGTTTGAGGGCCTCCACTGCAAGGCTCATGGCCTTTAGGGAGGCCTGAAGGATGTTTAATGAATCTATATCATCTGGCCCGATTTCTTTAACAGACCACGCAACTGCTCTTTTCTTTATCTCAACACTAAGATGCTCACGGGCCTTAGCACTCAGGGCCTTAGAATCGTCAATTCCCTCAATAATTTCACCTTTAGGTAGGACAACAGCACAGGCAACAACAGGTCCCGCGAGACATCCTCTTCCTACCTCATCAACTCCTGCCACTAATTCCAGGCCCTGGTCCCAAAAAAGCCTTTCAAACCGTAGCCTGTCTGGACATTGGGACTTGGCCTCGAAAAGCATTACTTAGTACGAATCTTCTGCTTAGCTGCTTTGCCCCTAAGATTTCTGAGATAGTAAAGGCGTGCCCTTTTTCTCCTACCAACAGTAACGAGTTCAATCTTATCGATCATCGGAGAATGGACAGGGAAGGTCTTCTCTACACCTACTCCATATGAGACCTTTCTTACGGTAAAGGTCTCAGAAAGCCCACCACCTCTGCGCTTAATAACAACACCTTCGAAAACCTGAATCCTCTCTTTTTCTTCACCTTCTCTGATCTTAGTATAGACCTTGACTGTATCCCCAGGCCTAAAATCTGGGATGTCCATACGCATCTGTTCAAAGGCAAGTTTTTTGAATATATCCATCTTTAAATCCTCCTTGACAAGAGTCTATCTAAGGTTATGGCGACTGCACTCCTTACAGACAAATGATTGTAGCAATTTTTACCCTTAATTGGCTCAATAATAAAGTCTGAAATTGAAAAAACTTCTTCTGAAAGGCCTCCTGCTGTACCAAACAGGATCAACACTGGCTGCTCGCCTGACTCATCTATGCGTCTTCTGGCATCCTGCCAACAAAGCCTATTTTCTCCGTCCCTAGCGCTTGTTGTCCAGATTTCTGGCCTCATCCCAGTCTCCTCCTCTATAGAGGAAATGGCCATTTCCACACTTTCTAGCCCCTTTACAACTGAGAAGGCCTCTTTCCTCTCAGGGTTCGACTTCCCACCAGCCCCTTTTTTCCAATGTGCCATTATATCGTTTAGAAGCATAAGTTGGGTCTCTGAAGGATTTATCACAAAAAATGAGTTGACCCCAAAGGTCCTGCAGGTTCTCGCTATATCATGAATATCCAGATTGGTAATTGCGGATATAACTGGCTCACCCCTTCTATTGACCACAGGATGATGCACAAGCCCAACATAAATTGGCTTTTTCATGGCGTGGACCCCAATTCATCTAAAAGATTCATGTCCTGCTCTGAAAGTTCTATCTTCTCCAGGAGATCAGGGCGCCTAATAAGCGTAGTCCGTAAGGCCTCTTTTCTTCTCCATTTGGCGATCTTCTTGTGGTCGCCAGACAAAAGGACTTCAGGCACCTTCCATCCCAAGAATTCCCTGGGCCTTGTGTATTGTGGGTACTCCAAGATCCCCGTAGAAAAAGACTCATTTTCAGGAGATTCTGCACAGCCAAGCACCCCAGGCAATAGCCTCATTACGGCATCCATAACCACAAGGGCTGCTGGTTCGCCTCCGCTAAGGACATAGTCTCCAATTGAGAGTTCAAGGTCCACAAGGTGCTCTGAAACTCGCTCATCTACCCCTTCATAACGTCCGCAGATGAGAATGAGTCGCTTCTTTTGAGCAAGCTCTTCACAAAGTGATTGATCAAGTAGTCTTCCTCTGGGGCTCAATAGTACAACAAATGGACTGGGGCCTAGGGGAGTAACGTGCTTGAGGCAATGATAAATGGGCTCCACCTTCATTACCATGCCCTCTCCTCCCCCATAGGGCCTATCATCAGTTGTCTTGTGTTTATCCTGGGCAAAATCCCGTATATCCCAGGTCCTGACATCAAAGGCCCCCTTCTCACGACCACGCCTAAGAATACTCACATTTAAGGGAGAAACAAAAAATTCTGGAAATATTGTCAGTATGTCAAAGAGCATTTGCCTCTATAAGACCAGGAGGAGGGTCAACAACTATGACTTCTTCCTCCTTCCTAATCTCCTTTACAATATCAGCTACTAAAGGGACGAGAAATTCCCCAGTCTCACCCTCACACACTATTAAATCATGTCCTCCTGTTTCCAGGCAGCCCTTGACTACTCCAAGAGAGTTGCCCGACAGGTCTACAACTGCAAAGCCCTCTATCTCAAACCAGTAAAACTCGTCTGGCTCTAATTCGGGAAGATCATCAACCCTACATAAAACTTCACACCCCTTCAGGAGTTCAGCAGAGGTCCTGTCTTCCAATCCAACGAGTTCAAGGATTAATCTCTTTTCTCTCTTTGGCCTAACCCGCTTAACTTCGTATTCTTTATCAGCCCCGGCCTTTCCAGCGCCCCCGAGCACAACAACCTGCACGCTCGACAGCACCTCGGGGTTTCCTGAATACAAAAAAATTTCGAGAGCACCACGCACCCCATGGGCTCTCGACACCCTTCCAATGGGCAAAAGGCCCCTATTTCGAGCCTTCCTCACTATTGTTTAGTGATAAAAATTACTCAAGAATCTCTAGCACAGCTCTCTTCTTGAGCTTTGTTGAGGCTGCGCTCAAAATAGTTCTCATGGCCCGGGCTGTTCTGCCTTGACGACCAATAACTTTACCGAGGTCTTCCTTGGCCACCTTGAGCTCGATGACCGATGTCTGCTCACCCTCGATCTCATTTACCTCCACTGCATCTGGATTATCTACCAGAGCCTTTGCAATGTATTCAATCAACTCCTTCATGAACACCTCCAGGGATTGGGTTATGCAGCCTGATCTTTATAAAAACCGGCCTTTTTTAATAAACTGTGTACTGTTTCTGTGGGCTTTGCACCTTTTGCAAGCCACTTCTTCACCTTTTCAGCATCTACTTTAAACTCGTAGGGATCCTTTAGCGGATCATACGTCCCGAGGATCTCCAAAAAACGGCCATCTCTAGGCGCTTGAGATTCCGCAGCCACTACCCTGTAAAAAGGACGCTTTTTCCGTCCGCCCCTTGAAAGCCTAATGCGAATCGCCATTAAAACCTCCTACACTAGATCACAAAGTATTTCCCAAACAGGAGCGCTAAAAAATAATTTAAAAAAAGGGCAAGCGCAAGATCAAAATCAACCAAATAATCCCTGCGGAAAACCACGAAACTTCCCCTTTTTAAACTTTTTTATCATTTTATGCATTTCTGCATAATTTTTTAAGAGCTTATTAACGTCCTGGACCGTTGTACCACTGCCCTTGGCAATCCTCCTTCTCCTACTGGCATTAATAATCTTGTAGTCAGCTCTCTCCTCAGGAGTCATGGAATTTATTATTGCCTCTATATGAATGAGCTCTTTTTCGTCTGGCACAAGGCCCTTCATCTTTTTTAATTTATTGAAGCCAGGGATCATGCTAAGTATCTGTTCCAGACTTCCTAGGCGCCGTATCTGACGAAGCTGATCCCTAAAGTCCTCCAATGTAAAGGCATCCTTTTTGATCTTCTCCTGGAGCTTGAGGGCCTTTTCTCGATCAATGGTCTCCTGAGCCTTTTCAATAAAGCTCAAGACATCGCCCATTCCCAAGATTCTATTTGCAACACGGTCAGGATGAAAGGCCTCCAGTTCGTCCAGTTTTTCTCCTATACCGACAAATTTGATTGGCTTACCAGTTACTGCCAGGATACTTAGAGCAGCACCACCACGGGCATCACCCTCGAGCTTGGTAAGGATTACACCTGTTATTCCAAGGGCATCATCAAAGGCCTTGGCCATATTCACTGCATCCTGTCCTGTCATGGCATCTGCCACAAGGAGGATCTCTTGAGGCGCCACCTTTTCTTTCATGGCCTTCAATTCGCCCATAAGCGCTTCATCAATATGAAGCCGGCCAGCAGTATCAATGATGACCGTATCAAGATTCATTAAAGGCGCCTTGAGCACAGCCTTTCTTGCAATCTCTACAGGAGGCTCCTTTGGATCACTAGGGTAACACTCTACCCCCACTTGTTTTGAAAGGACCTGAAGCTGTTTTATTGCAGCTGGCCTCTGTACGTCTGCAGGCACCAAATATGGTCGCCTTCCTTTTTTCTTTAAAAAACGAGCAAGCTTCGCACTGGTAGTAGTCTTACCAGAACCCTGAAGTCCAACTAACATAATTACTGCAGGGCTTTTCCCTGCAAGGGATAGCGATGACGTCTTCCCACCAAGGAGCTCAATGAGCTCCTGATGCACTATCTTGACCACCTGTTGCCCTGGGGTGAGGCTCTCCATCACCTCTTGGCCCAAGGCCCGCTCTTTTACCTTAGCAATAAAGTCCTTTACAACCTTATAGTTTACATCTGCCTCAAGTAGGGCAAGCCGTACCTCTCTCAGTCCTTCCTGGATATTTTCCTCAGTTAGACGGCCGTATCCTTTGAGCTTTTTGAATACAGAATCAAGCCTCTTTTGGAGATTATCAAACACAGTTTTAAACCCCTTTTACTTCTTTTTTCTCTTTCCATTTGAAAACACTATATTGATAGCCTCATCCAGGGTTTGAATAAAGTGGAATTTTAATACCTCTTTTACCTCTTCTGGCACATCAACAAGGTCTTTTTTATTCCGTTTTGGAAGTATTACCTCTTTGATGCCTGCCCTATGTGCTGCAAGGACCTTCTCTTTTATTCCACCGACTGGAAGGACCTGGCCCCTCAATGTAATCTCCCCGGTGACTGCAACCTTTGGATTTGCCGGCCTTTCCGTGAGAAGAGAAATAAGGGCAAGGGCCGTAGCCACTCCAGCAGAAGGACCATCTTTTGGCACAGCACCGGCTGGTACGTGGATATGAATATCTGTGGTCTGAAATAGTTCAGAATCAATCTTCAAATCCTTGGCCTTCGACCTAACAAGGCTAAGGGCAGTTTGAGCTGACTCTTTCATCACATCACCAAGCTTGCCTGTAAGGATCAGCTTTCCATTGCCATCCATTTTGGTGGCTTCTATAAAGAGAATTTCCCCACCTGTTGGGGTCCAGGCAAGCCCTGTAACGACACCTGGGACCCTGGTCCTTTCCGCTACTTCTGATTCAAAACGTGGTGGCCCTAAAAATTCGTGTAGATTACTTATACTGACTACGATCTTCTCAGTTTCGCCCATTGCAATGCGCTTTGCAACACCGCGAAGGACTCCAGCGATTTCTCTTTCTAAATTCCTGACCCCAGCCTCTCTTGTATAGTCAGTAATGATCCTAGATACCACCTTCTTGGGAATGCTCACATTTCGACGGGTGAGACCATGTGCCTTAAGCTGCCTGGGGATTAGGTATTTTCGTGCAATCTCTAGCTTTTCCTGCAATGTGTAACCAGAAAGTTCGAGGATCTCCATACGGTCAAGGAGTGGAGCTGGTATGGTCTCCAAGACGTTAGCCGTTGCAATAAATATTATCTTCGACAGATCAAACTCCACACCGAGGTAGTGATCTGTAAATGTGGCATTCTGTTCTGGATCTAATACTTCAAGAAGTGCAGAGGCAGGATCTCCTCTAAAATCCGTTCCGATCTTATCGATCTCATCTAACATAAAAATAGGGTTCTTTACCCCGACGCGCCTCAGGCCTTGAATGATCCTACCTGGCATAGCCCCCACGTAGGTCCTTCTGTGCCCTCTAATCTCTGCCTCATCCCTAACACCACCAAGGGCAATCCTGTAGAATTTCCTGCCCAAGGCCTTTGCAATGGACCGTCCAAGGCTTGTCTTACCAGTGCCCGGTGGGCCTGCAAAGCACAGTATTGGGCCTTTGGCATCTGGCTTCAACTTCCTCACCGCAAGATATTCAATAATGCGATTCTTTACCTTTTCGAGGTCATAATGATCCTGATTGAGGATCTCTTCTGCCTTTTCAAGGTCCAAATGATCCTCTGTCTCCTCATGCCATGGAAGTGCCAATATCCAATCTATGTAGTCCCTGCTTACTGTATATTCAGCAGACGACGGATGCATCTTAGAAAGACGCTCCAACTCCCTTTCCACCTCTTTTTTAGCGGATTCAGGGAGTTTTTTGGCCTCTATGGCCGCCTTCAACTCTTCTATCTCTTCTGGAGCGCCTTCTGATTCTCCCAGCTCTTTCTTAATGGCCTTGAGCTGCTCTCTGAGATAAAATTCTCTCTGAGTCTTGTCCATCTGGTCCTTAACCCTGGACTGTATCTTGTGACCGAGTTCCAGGATCTCAAGCTGTTTTGTCAGGATCTCAATGGCAATCTCAAGCCTCTTCTTAATGTCCAGGGCCTCAAGGACTACCTGTTTTTCTTCTGGAGGGATGTTGAGATGGCTCACAACCACGTCTGCGAGCATACCCGGATCTGTGATATTCAGGACGATTGCTCCAAGCTCATTGGGGAGATTTGGGGAAAGCTCCAAAACCTTTGAAAATGATTGCCTTATATTGACCATGAGGGCCTGCACTTCAAGGTCATCCTCAGAGACCACCTCCTTAGCAGGCTGGACCTTTGCCTTCAAATAGGGCTCTTTTTCAGTAAGCTCGAGGAGATGGACCCTTGCAACCCCCTGTATTATGAGTTTGGCGTGCCCTTCGTCATCCTTTGCCATACGCAGGATGAGACCAATGGTGCCAACACGTTTGAGATCCATCTTGCCCTGCTCACGCTCTTTGGAAAAGACTACGGCAATAGTCCTGTCAGAGCCTAGGGCATCGTCTATCAATTTTACAAGATTAGGGGGCTCCACAATCCATGGGACCACCATGTGTGGGAACAGCACCAGGTCTTTACTAGGCAAGACCGGAAGCTCCCTGATCGTATCCTCTGAAAACTCTCCGTTTGTAGTTACTTGGTATTCGTCACTCATTGAAACCCCTTTTTTATTCTTCAACCTCGATTTTTCGCCCTGATCCCTCTATCCTTTTTGGTAACTTAATTATTAAAAGGCCATTTTCAAATTGTGCCGTTGTATTTTCCGCATCTACTTCACAGGGTATTTTCACTATGCGTTCACCGTCTCCATAAACAACTTCCATAAAATGGAATCTCCTGCTTCCTGGGCCAAGGGGTGACGTACGCTTTCCCCTTATGCGTACGAATTGTCCCTCTACCGTCACACTACAATGTTCTTTTGGAACGCCAGCCATATCTGCCATTATGTACAGAAAATCGTCGTCTTCACACACATTTAGAGGAGGTTGCCAACCTCTGGGAAGTCTTCCTGTAGAAACTCCCATTTGAAAAAAGTCATCTACCATCCTTTTAAAATGTTCTGATAACCTATCAGCTTCATTACCAAATTTAATCTTAATAACGGGCATGGGACATCACCCCAAAGAATTTATTTTTTGTATAGCCTAAAGCCTACGGCCATGGCATAAATTAAGTATCATTATTTTAGTTATAAGCCAGGAAAATAGACAT
The Dissulfuribacter thermophilus genome window above contains:
- a CDS encoding ribonuclease HII; translated protein: MLFEAKSQCPDRLRFERLFWDQGLELVAGVDEVGRGCLAGPVVACAVVLPKGEIIEGIDDSKALSAKAREHLSVEIKKRAVAWSVKEIGPDDIDSLNILQASLKAMSLAVEALKPTPHAVLVDGNQPFPCQLPLRTIPKGDSLSQSVSAASIIAKVHRDQIMERLHNLYPHYNFFKNKGYPTKEHREALRRFGPCPIHRRSFRGVVQ
- the rplS gene encoding 50S ribosomal protein L19, whose protein sequence is MDIFKKLAFEQMRMDIPDFRPGDTVKVYTKIREGEEKERIQVFEGVVIKRRGGGLSETFTVRKVSYGVGVEKTFPVHSPMIDKIELVTVGRRKRARLYYLRNLRGKAAKQKIRTK
- a CDS encoding RNA methyltransferase is translated as MKKPIYVGLVHHPVVNRRGEPVISAITNLDIHDIARTCRTFGVNSFFVINPSETQLMLLNDIMAHWKKGAGGKSNPERKEAFSVVKGLESVEMAISSIEEETGMRPEIWTTSARDGENRLCWQDARRRIDESGEQPVLILFGTAGGLSEEVFSISDFIIEPIKGKNCYNHLSVRSAVAITLDRLLSRRI
- the trmD gene encoding tRNA (guanosine(37)-N1)-methyltransferase TrmD, yielding MLFDILTIFPEFFVSPLNVSILRRGREKGAFDVRTWDIRDFAQDKHKTTDDRPYGGGEGMVMKVEPIYHCLKHVTPLGPSPFVVLLSPRGRLLDQSLCEELAQKKRLILICGRYEGVDERVSEHLVDLELSIGDYVLSGGEPAALVVMDAVMRLLPGVLGCAESPENESFSTGILEYPQYTRPREFLGWKVPEVLLSGDHKKIAKWRRKEALRTTLIRRPDLLEKIELSEQDMNLLDELGSTP
- the rimM gene encoding ribosome maturation factor RimM (Essential for efficient processing of 16S rRNA); the encoded protein is MRKARNRGLLPIGRVSRAHGVRGALEIFLYSGNPEVLSSVQVVVLGGAGKAGADKEYEVKRVRPKREKRLILELVGLEDRTSAELLKGCEVLCRVDDLPELEPDEFYWFEIEGFAVVDLSGNSLGVVKGCLETGGHDLIVCEGETGEFLVPLVADIVKEIRKEEEVIVVDPPPGLIEANAL
- a CDS encoding KH domain-containing protein, encoding MKELIEYIAKALVDNPDAVEVNEIEGEQTSVIELKVAKEDLGKVIGRQGRTARAMRTILSAASTKLKKRAVLEILE
- the rpsP gene encoding 30S ribosomal protein S16, translated to MAIRIRLSRGGRKKRPFYRVVAAESQAPRDGRFLEILGTYDPLKDPYEFKVDAEKVKKWLAKGAKPTETVHSLLKKAGFYKDQAA
- the ffh gene encoding signal recognition particle protein, coding for MFDNLQKRLDSVFKKLKGYGRLTEENIQEGLREVRLALLEADVNYKVVKDFIAKVKERALGQEVMESLTPGQQVVKIVHQELIELLGGKTSSLSLAGKSPAVIMLVGLQGSGKTTTSAKLARFLKKKGRRPYLVPADVQRPAAIKQLQVLSKQVGVECYPSDPKEPPVEIARKAVLKAPLMNLDTVIIDTAGRLHIDEALMGELKAMKEKVAPQEILLVADAMTGQDAVNMAKAFDDALGITGVILTKLEGDARGGAALSILAVTGKPIKFVGIGEKLDELEAFHPDRVANRILGMGDVLSFIEKAQETIDREKALKLQEKIKKDAFTLEDFRDQLRQIRRLGSLEQILSMIPGFNKLKKMKGLVPDEKELIHIEAIINSMTPEERADYKIINASRRRRIAKGSGTTVQDVNKLLKNYAEMHKMIKKFKKGKFRGFPQGLFG
- the lon gene encoding endopeptidase La — encoded protein: MSDEYQVTTNGEFSEDTIRELPVLPSKDLVLFPHMVVPWIVEPPNLVKLIDDALGSDRTIAVVFSKEREQGKMDLKRVGTIGLILRMAKDDEGHAKLIIQGVARVHLLELTEKEPYLKAKVQPAKEVVSEDDLEVQALMVNIRQSFSKVLELSPNLPNELGAIVLNITDPGMLADVVVSHLNIPPEEKQVVLEALDIKKRLEIAIEILTKQLEILELGHKIQSRVKDQMDKTQREFYLREQLKAIKKELGESEGAPEEIEELKAAIEAKKLPESAKKEVERELERLSKMHPSSAEYTVSRDYIDWILALPWHEETEDHLDLEKAEEILNQDHYDLEKVKNRIIEYLAVRKLKPDAKGPILCFAGPPGTGKTSLGRSIAKALGRKFYRIALGGVRDEAEIRGHRRTYVGAMPGRIIQGLRRVGVKNPIFMLDEIDKIGTDFRGDPASALLEVLDPEQNATFTDHYLGVEFDLSKIIFIATANVLETIPAPLLDRMEILELSGYTLQEKLEIARKYLIPRQLKAHGLTRRNVSIPKKVVSRIITDYTREAGVRNLEREIAGVLRGVAKRIAMGETEKIVVSISNLHEFLGPPRFESEVAERTRVPGVVTGLAWTPTGGEILFIEATKMDGNGKLILTGKLGDVMKESAQTALSLVRSKAKDLKIDSELFQTTDIHIHVPAGAVPKDGPSAGVATALALISLLTERPANPKVAVTGEITLRGQVLPVGGIKEKVLAAHRAGIKEVILPKRNKKDLVDVPEEVKEVLKFHFIQTLDEAINIVFSNGKRKKK
- a CDS encoding Hsp20/alpha crystallin family protein, with the protein product MPVIKIKFGNEADRLSEHFKRMVDDFFQMGVSTGRLPRGWQPPLNVCEDDDFLYIMADMAGVPKEHCSVTVEGQFVRIRGKRTSPLGPGSRRFHFMEVVYGDGERIVKIPCEVDAENTTAQFENGLLIIKLPKRIEGSGRKIEVEE